The Pontibacter pudoricolor genome contains a region encoding:
- a CDS encoding endonuclease/exonuclease/phosphatase family protein has product MPDYIYYLQSYAMRHGIKTLFTLFTLITLSGCAGILSKSDKTYAVGFYNLEKLYDSKANARNMDYTPTGTMKWDDERYQHKLKNLAQAIVTIGGKDGPAVLGITEAESRKVLDELVQTPPLKKKKYQVIHFESEDPLGLDVALLYNPKRFKPTLQKVVKVDYPQRNFKGKDILLVKGMMAGEPVTIFVNHWPANYGNTRQGNRNRQAAATKLRQQINAELKTNPDANIIVMGDFDEEPKSKILQQTLKANGRPNPLYKDELFNTFYINYVQGLGSYYKRGDFKMLDQVLVSKGLLDSKGLEYVMGSAEIHDPEFLKYTFGKYKNTPRTTYSGTTYIGGFSDHFPVFIKVKVEK; this is encoded by the coding sequence ATGCCTGATTACATATATTACCTACAAAGTTACGCGATGCGCCACGGAATAAAAACTCTCTTTACGCTTTTTACCCTTATCACCCTGTCCGGCTGTGCCGGTATCTTATCTAAGTCAGACAAAACGTATGCTGTTGGCTTCTATAACCTGGAGAAACTATACGATAGCAAGGCAAATGCCCGGAATATGGACTATACGCCAACCGGCACCATGAAATGGGATGACGAACGTTACCAGCATAAGCTTAAGAATTTAGCACAGGCTATAGTTACCATTGGAGGCAAAGACGGACCTGCCGTATTGGGCATAACAGAAGCTGAAAGCCGGAAAGTGCTCGACGAGCTGGTACAAACTCCCCCACTGAAGAAAAAGAAATACCAGGTCATTCATTTTGAGTCGGAAGACCCGCTGGGCCTGGACGTAGCACTGCTTTACAACCCGAAACGTTTTAAGCCTACACTGCAGAAAGTGGTAAAAGTAGACTATCCGCAACGCAACTTTAAAGGCAAAGACATACTGCTGGTGAAAGGCATGATGGCGGGTGAGCCCGTAACTATATTTGTGAACCACTGGCCAGCAAACTATGGCAATACACGCCAGGGTAACCGCAACCGGCAGGCTGCTGCTACCAAACTACGTCAACAAATAAATGCTGAGCTTAAAACTAACCCGGATGCCAACATTATAGTGATGGGTGACTTTGATGAAGAGCCAAAGTCTAAGATCTTACAGCAAACCTTAAAGGCAAACGGAAGACCAAACCCGCTTTATAAAGACGAACTGTTTAATACCTTTTATATTAACTATGTGCAGGGGCTCGGCAGCTATTACAAACGCGGCGACTTTAAGATGCTGGACCAGGTACTCGTATCGAAAGGGTTACTGGATAGCAAAGGGCTGGAATACGTGATGGGCTCCGCTGAGATTCATGATCCGGAATTTTTGAAGTATACGTTTGGCAAATACAAAAACACACCGCGAACTACATATTCGGGAACCACCTATATTGGTGGTTTCTCGGATCACTTTCCGGTGTTTATTAAAGTAAAGGTAGAGAAATAG
- the gldC gene encoding gliding motility protein GldC produces MKKSEIYFSIALDDQKIPEAISWRATDAGEKIHFAKAINISLWDRDEAGTMKIDLWTKDMPVDEMKYFYIDTIGAMAQSIATATSDSVMAQKMKALCEDLMNHVEAERQKSNQ; encoded by the coding sequence ATGAAGAAGTCGGAAATATACTTTAGCATAGCTCTTGATGATCAGAAGATACCGGAAGCTATTAGCTGGCGTGCCACAGATGCGGGAGAAAAGATACATTTTGCAAAAGCCATCAACATTTCGCTTTGGGACAGAGACGAAGCCGGCACTATGAAAATAGACCTATGGACAAAAGACATGCCTGTAGATGAGATGAAATATTTTTACATTGATACTATAGGAGCGATGGCACAGAGCATTGCTACGGCCACCAGCGACTCCGTAATGGCTCAGAAGATGAAAGCGCTTTGCGAAGACCTGATGAACCACGTAGAAGCTGAACGCCAGAAGAGCAATCAATAG
- a CDS encoding ABC transporter substrate-binding protein: MKNKFCKSILFVLSLTLATPAFAQQNEEVTYSNGKILLQQQRYEQAMAEFMPLTIASSPYAPEASYFYALAAFKRKKYKESQEMLQQLKAQHPDWRQMPDATYLLANVLFERGNYDEALTQLQQLYSTPLANEAAGLERFYLQKLTDKKEFERLVQRYPNDKVLAQAYADKLISVWYNPANKATIERLVSKHNLDRNRYLNAAQRQQSFDIALLLPFQLNQDLGQNVRKNQFVNDLYAGMQLAQDVMEEQNIKLNLFTYDAGTDTTAVNRILSLPEVKQMDLLIGPVYKSSARIANRFAQETGIPVINPLSQDVEIAGQNNNVFLFESSVATQARQAAAYAYNTFSPKTAIILFEKSKDDTTFAYYYKEHFKKLGGKVKTYKKINSDQPTATATIFKNLVLTDVGHMAVFSDKMTAAVNTTSKLQSSAAQLPLITYQSWLNINQITLRQLDNLEVYFISPKFIDATSPAVKNFRERYISRYNIPPSVYAYAGFEMLYFYGSLLQQYGPNLAQALLETGIRPGVLYPAVGYTNRSEKNQLHPDNQFVPIIKLENLQPIVVNAVY; the protein is encoded by the coding sequence ATGAAGAACAAGTTCTGTAAGAGTATACTTTTTGTGTTATCGCTGACACTGGCTACTCCGGCTTTTGCGCAGCAGAACGAAGAGGTAACGTATAGCAACGGAAAAATTCTGTTGCAGCAGCAGCGCTATGAACAGGCAATGGCCGAATTTATGCCATTAACTATAGCCAGCTCGCCCTACGCTCCTGAAGCTTCATATTTTTATGCACTAGCAGCTTTCAAAAGAAAGAAATACAAAGAGTCACAGGAAATGCTGCAGCAGTTAAAGGCGCAGCATCCTGACTGGCGGCAGATGCCTGATGCTACTTACCTGCTAGCCAATGTGCTTTTTGAACGCGGCAATTACGACGAGGCTTTAACGCAGTTGCAGCAACTGTATTCTACCCCACTTGCTAACGAAGCTGCAGGCCTGGAACGCTTTTACCTGCAAAAACTGACCGATAAAAAAGAGTTTGAGCGACTGGTACAACGCTACCCGAACGATAAAGTGCTGGCGCAGGCTTATGCCGATAAATTAATCAGTGTTTGGTATAACCCGGCAAACAAGGCAACTATAGAGCGCCTGGTAAGCAAGCACAACCTGGATCGCAACAGGTACCTTAATGCTGCACAACGCCAGCAAAGCTTTGATATTGCCTTGCTCCTGCCCTTCCAGCTGAACCAGGATCTGGGCCAGAATGTGCGCAAAAACCAATTTGTAAACGACCTGTATGCCGGTATGCAACTCGCCCAGGATGTAATGGAAGAGCAGAACATCAAGCTAAACCTTTTTACTTATGATGCCGGAACTGATACTACCGCTGTAAACCGTATTTTAAGTTTACCAGAGGTAAAGCAAATGGATCTGCTGATCGGACCGGTTTATAAAAGTTCTGCCCGCATCGCAAATCGTTTTGCACAGGAAACCGGTATTCCGGTAATTAATCCGCTATCGCAGGATGTGGAGATCGCTGGTCAGAACAACAACGTTTTCCTTTTCGAATCGTCGGTTGCCACACAGGCGCGGCAGGCCGCTGCTTACGCTTATAACACCTTCTCCCCTAAAACAGCAATTATCCTCTTCGAGAAATCAAAAGACGACACCACATTTGCTTATTACTATAAGGAGCATTTTAAGAAACTGGGCGGTAAAGTAAAAACATACAAAAAGATCAATTCAGACCAGCCGACGGCAACAGCAACTATCTTTAAAAACCTGGTTTTAACAGATGTAGGCCACATGGCTGTTTTCTCTGATAAGATGACGGCTGCCGTAAATACAACAAGCAAACTACAGTCATCGGCGGCACAATTACCATTAATAACATACCAAAGCTGGTTGAATATAAACCAGATAACCTTGCGCCAGCTCGATAACCTGGAGGTTTATTTTATCAGTCCTAAGTTTATAGACGCAACCTCTCCTGCTGTTAAAAATTTCAGAGAGCGCTACATTAGCCGTTACAATATTCCACCTTCGGTTTATGCGTATGCGGGTTTCGAGATGCTGTATTTTTATGGCTCCTTGCTGCAACAATACGGACCTAACTTAGCACAGGCCTTACTGGAAACAGGCATTAGACCAGGGGTGCTTTACCCGGCGGTTGGCTACACAAACAGGTCAGAAAAAAACCAATTGCACCCGGACAATCAGTTTGTACCGATCATTAAATTAGAAAACCTTCAACCTATAGTTGTAAACGCTGTTTACTAA
- the hemL gene encoding glutamate-1-semialdehyde 2,1-aminomutase has protein sequence MKTAPISEELFQRAQNFIPGGVNSPVRAFRAVGGNPRFIKSAKGAYLFDEDGNRYMEFINSWGPMILGHAAELVQEAVMQAIPNSLSFGAPTRKEIEIAELIISMVPSIEKVRMVNSGTEATMSAIRVARGYTGRDKMIKFEGCYHGHGDSFLIAAGSGAITLGVPDSPGVTKGVANDTLTAPFNNLQAVQTLVDANKGQVAAIILEPVAGNMGLVLPSQEFLQGLRDLCTKEGIVLIFDEVMTGFRLAPGGAQQLFGVTPDMTTLGKIIGGGMPVGAYGGKKEIMDCVAPAGPVYQAGTLSGNPIAMSAGMAMLNYLKDNPQVYTQLDETTGRMISGMQNNMQQLGLNYTINRVGSMFTIFFTDQPVTDFDSAKTSDTALFGRYFNEMLQRGIYLAPSQYESLFVSTAITPELVDEYVKANYDALKAIQG, from the coding sequence ATGAAGACAGCACCAATCAGTGAAGAACTGTTTCAGAGAGCTCAAAACTTTATACCTGGCGGCGTAAACTCACCTGTAAGAGCTTTCCGAGCCGTAGGTGGCAACCCGCGCTTTATAAAATCAGCCAAAGGCGCTTACTTATTTGATGAGGATGGCAACCGTTACATGGAATTCATCAATTCCTGGGGACCTATGATTCTGGGCCATGCCGCGGAATTAGTGCAGGAAGCTGTAATGCAGGCCATCCCTAACTCCTTGTCATTTGGTGCTCCTACGCGCAAAGAGATCGAGATTGCAGAACTGATCATCAGCATGGTGCCAAGTATCGAAAAGGTACGCATGGTTAACTCCGGTACAGAGGCTACAATGTCGGCCATTCGTGTGGCGCGTGGCTATACGGGTCGCGATAAGATGATCAAATTTGAAGGCTGTTACCACGGACACGGCGATTCTTTCTTGATAGCTGCCGGTAGCGGCGCCATTACACTTGGCGTTCCGGATAGCCCGGGCGTAACCAAAGGCGTTGCCAACGATACCCTGACAGCTCCATTCAATAACCTCCAGGCCGTACAAACACTTGTTGATGCCAACAAAGGGCAGGTAGCGGCAATTATATTAGAACCCGTAGCCGGAAATATGGGACTGGTACTTCCATCTCAGGAGTTCCTGCAGGGTCTGCGCGACCTTTGTACCAAAGAAGGCATTGTGCTGATATTTGACGAAGTGATGACAGGTTTCCGTCTGGCTCCGGGTGGTGCCCAGCAACTTTTCGGTGTTACGCCGGATATGACTACGCTTGGTAAAATTATTGGTGGTGGTATGCCAGTTGGCGCTTATGGCGGCAAAAAAGAGATAATGGATTGCGTTGCACCAGCCGGACCAGTTTACCAGGCAGGTACGCTATCTGGTAACCCAATTGCGATGTCGGCCGGTATGGCCATGCTGAATTACCTGAAAGATAACCCACAGGTTTATACCCAGCTTGACGAGACTACCGGACGAATGATTAGTGGCATGCAAAACAACATGCAGCAGCTTGGCCTGAACTATACTATAAACAGGGTCGGCTCCATGTTCACGATCTTCTTCACAGATCAGCCTGTTACTGATTTCGATAGCGCCAAGACTTCAGATACTGCCTTATTTGGCCGTTACTTCAACGAGATGCTGCAGCGTGGTATTTATCTCGCTCCTTCTCAGTACGAGTCACTGTTTGTTTCTACAGCTATTACACCAGAATTAGTAGACGAATATGTGAAAGCTAACTATGATGCGCTGAAAGCAATTCAGGGCTAA
- the dnaN gene encoding DNA polymerase III subunit beta — protein MKFIVSSSALLKQLASINGVVTNNPVVPILENFLFEISDSTLTITASDLETSMITELPVEAKENGRIAAPARILLDTLKNLPDQPVTFTIDEETYTIEISSSNGRYKLSGENATDFPRVPVVKGGNAIEIPSNVLARAINKTIFAVSNDELRPAMTGIFVQLRSDNVTFVATDGHRLLRYRRTDIATSQEASLIIPRKAFTLLKSTLPSEATSVRVEFNNSNAFFSFDNIRMICRLIDERYPDYENVIPVQNPNKLVIERQALLSSVKRISIYSNKTTHQIRLKLSGSELQVSAEDLDFSNEANERLACQYDGEDMEIGFNAKFLVEMLNNMDSDEITFELSTPNRAGLLMPLANEDNENVLMLVMPVMLNNYV, from the coding sequence ATGAAATTTATAGTTTCTTCATCTGCGCTGCTTAAGCAGTTAGCCAGCATAAATGGGGTAGTAACCAACAACCCGGTAGTGCCAATCCTTGAAAACTTTTTGTTTGAAATAAGCGATAGCACACTTACTATCACAGCCAGTGACCTGGAAACTTCTATGATAACGGAGTTGCCTGTTGAAGCGAAAGAGAACGGCCGTATAGCTGCTCCTGCCAGAATATTGCTTGATACCCTGAAGAACCTGCCGGACCAGCCGGTAACCTTCACGATAGATGAAGAAACCTATACGATAGAGATCAGCTCTTCGAACGGCCGTTACAAGCTGTCTGGCGAGAACGCTACTGATTTCCCGCGTGTGCCGGTTGTAAAAGGCGGTAACGCCATAGAAATTCCTTCTAACGTACTGGCGCGTGCTATCAACAAGACCATTTTTGCGGTTAGCAACGATGAGCTTCGCCCGGCCATGACAGGTATTTTTGTGCAGCTGCGTTCTGATAACGTAACGTTTGTTGCTACAGACGGTCACCGTTTACTTCGCTACCGCCGTACAGATATCGCTACCAGCCAGGAAGCATCGCTTATTATTCCACGTAAGGCTTTCACACTGCTTAAGTCTACGTTGCCATCAGAAGCTACTTCGGTTCGTGTAGAGTTTAACAACTCCAATGCGTTCTTCAGCTTCGATAACATCCGTATGATCTGCCGTCTGATTGATGAGCGTTACCCGGATTATGAAAATGTTATACCGGTACAGAACCCGAACAAACTTGTAATTGAGCGCCAGGCCTTGTTAAGCTCTGTTAAGCGTATCTCTATTTACTCCAACAAAACCACGCACCAGATCCGTCTGAAACTGTCTGGGTCCGAACTGCAGGTGTCTGCAGAAGACCTGGATTTCTCGAACGAGGCGAATGAGCGTTTAGCTTGCCAGTACGACGGCGAAGACATGGAAATTGGTTTCAATGCTAAGTTCCTGGTTGAGATGCTGAACAATATGGACTCTGATGAGATCACCTTTGAGCTATCAACCCCGAACAGAGCCGGTTTGCTAATGCCGCTTGCCAACGAAGACAATGAAAATGTTTTGATGCTGGTAATGCCTGTAATGCTGAACAATTACGTATAA
- the dcd gene encoding dCTP deaminase codes for MILTDNQILKEIEKGTILIEPFNRASLGTNSYDVHLGRYLATYRDEILDARKHNEIDVFEIPEEGIVLRPETLYLGVTLEYTETHAHVPFLEGKSSVGRLGIDIHATAGKGDVGFCNTWTLEISVTQPVRVYHGMPIGQLIYFEVSGGIENYYNKKENAKYNNRTIAPVESMMWKNNW; via the coding sequence ATGATCTTAACAGATAACCAGATATTAAAAGAGATAGAAAAAGGTACTATCCTGATAGAGCCATTTAATCGCGCCAGCCTGGGCACCAACTCTTATGATGTGCATTTAGGCCGCTACCTGGCTACTTACCGCGACGAGATTCTGGATGCACGCAAGCACAACGAGATAGATGTTTTTGAGATACCGGAAGAAGGCATCGTACTTCGCCCTGAAACACTTTATTTGGGTGTAACGTTGGAGTATACCGAAACACACGCACATGTACCTTTCCTGGAAGGTAAATCCAGCGTTGGTCGTTTAGGTATTGATATTCATGCTACCGCTGGTAAAGGTGATGTAGGCTTTTGCAACACCTGGACACTGGAGATTTCGGTAACGCAGCCTGTACGTGTGTATCACGGCATGCCAATCGGGCAGCTGATCTATTTTGAAGTGAGCGGCGGTATCGAGAACTACTATAACAAGAAAGAGAACGCAAAGTATAATAACCGCACCATCGCTCCCGTTGAATCTATGATGTGGAAAAACAACTGGTAA